One segment of Saccharospirillaceae bacterium DNA contains the following:
- a CDS encoding LysR family transcriptional regulator, whose translation MDSFDGIIEFVAVAEKQGFSAAAEELGCSTSHVSRQVSRLEQRLGSALVARTTRLVSLTEAGNLYYQQCRELLNGLQQANEQLGSQQYQLSGVLRVSLAGTFSETDVMPVLLEFARQHPELKLQLDFNTHIVNFVESGFDFAIRFGQLQDSGLVARKLVQRSMMAVASKEYLQQFGAPEHPDQLRRHQCIYNNDQWTFQLSDRTLSVKVSGRIHTNNQHALVNACKNGLGIAYMPRRNLQPLVDQGIAVPVLEPYWYQGISNWVVYPNRRFLPARARLAINYLLQHFADWQE comes from the coding sequence GTGGATAGCTTCGATGGAATTATTGAGTTTGTCGCCGTCGCGGAAAAGCAGGGTTTTTCGGCCGCAGCGGAAGAGCTGGGTTGCAGCACCAGTCATGTCAGCCGTCAGGTGTCTCGTCTTGAGCAACGCCTCGGCTCAGCATTGGTGGCTCGCACAACCCGGCTGGTCAGTCTGACGGAGGCGGGTAATCTGTACTATCAACAGTGCCGTGAGTTACTGAACGGATTACAACAGGCGAATGAACAGCTGGGATCACAGCAATATCAGCTCAGCGGTGTGCTGCGCGTCAGTTTGGCCGGAACGTTTTCAGAAACCGATGTGATGCCGGTATTGCTGGAATTTGCCCGACAGCATCCGGAACTGAAGCTACAACTCGACTTTAATACGCATATCGTCAACTTTGTTGAGAGCGGTTTCGATTTTGCCATTCGCTTTGGCCAGCTACAGGACTCCGGGCTGGTTGCAAGAAAGCTGGTTCAGCGGTCAATGATGGCGGTTGCGAGCAAGGAATATCTGCAGCAGTTTGGTGCGCCTGAGCATCCGGATCAGCTGCGTCGGCATCAGTGTATCTATAACAACGACCAGTGGACGTTTCAGCTGTCGGACAGAACACTGTCAGTGAAAGTCAGTGGCCGTATTCATACAAACAACCAGCACGCCCTCGTGAATGCCTGTAAAAATGGCTTGGGTATTGCGTATATGCCGCGGCGCAATCTTCAGCCGCTGGTGGATCAGGGGATTGCCGTGCCGGTGCTTGAGCCGTATTGGTATCAGGGGATTAGCAACTGGGTGGTGTATCCGAATCGTCGATTTCTGCCAGCCAGAGCGCGTCTGGCGATTAATTATTTGCTGCAGCATTTCGCAGATTGGCAGGAGTAG
- a CDS encoding type 1 glutamine amidotransferase domain-containing protein encodes MKKVLIPVTNHATLGDTDQANGTYSPELTHVVDLLNKASIDYDIVSILGGKAPIYGTDIDNDPVNERVLADDNFSNRMNNTIPVSQINIDDYAAIFYPGGFGLLSDLANNQQVADLAASHYEAGGILAAVCHGPASLLPITLSDGEKLLAGKSVTGFTREEEVDFGTINDIPFLLEEALARTAARYSKVQPWGEFVIEDERVITGQNPSSAHAVGEALVRSLNG; translated from the coding sequence ATGAAAAAAGTTCTGATTCCCGTCACTAACCACGCCACGCTGGGCGATACCGATCAGGCTAACGGCACTTATTCGCCGGAGCTGACCCATGTTGTTGATTTGCTGAATAAAGCCAGTATCGATTACGACATCGTCTCTATTCTGGGCGGTAAAGCACCGATATACGGTACCGATATCGACAATGATCCGGTTAATGAACGGGTATTAGCCGATGACAACTTCAGCAACCGTATGAACAACACGATCCCGGTATCCCAGATCAATATTGATGATTACGCAGCCATCTTCTATCCGGGTGGCTTTGGTCTGTTATCTGATCTGGCAAACAACCAGCAAGTTGCCGACCTGGCCGCTTCACATTACGAGGCCGGTGGTATTCTGGCGGCAGTATGCCATGGCCCGGCCAGCCTGTTACCGATCACCTTATCGGATGGTGAAAAACTGTTAGCGGGCAAATCGGTCACAGGCTTCACCCGTGAAGAAGAGGTGGACTTTGGTACCATCAATGACATCCCGTTTCTGCTGGAGGAGGCGCTGGCACGCACAGCCGCCAGATACTCAAAGGTTCAGCCGTGGGGCGAGTTTGTTATCGAGGATGAACGCGTCATCACCGGTCAGAACCCGTCCAGTGCACACGCAGTTGGTGAAGCATTGGTGCGTTCGCTAAACGGCTGA
- a CDS encoding DM13 domain-containing protein, with the protein MRNKILLSLGLLISHAGIGFVGFALGIYALPILIAPESPDNLEMMQKITHTEFIGEFQRDLQDSDFLHWGEGKLRVGDGFVAFEGELAPGPDYKLYLSPQFVETEADFNRLKSEMVRVGDVHTFDRFILPLQKNISLDNYNTAIVWCETFGQFISAAQFKP; encoded by the coding sequence ATGCGAAATAAAATATTGCTGAGTCTGGGGTTATTGATCAGTCACGCCGGCATTGGTTTCGTTGGTTTTGCGCTGGGAATTTACGCATTGCCGATTCTGATTGCTCCGGAATCACCGGATAATCTGGAGATGATGCAGAAAATTACCCACACTGAATTTATCGGTGAGTTTCAGCGCGATCTGCAAGACAGTGACTTTCTTCATTGGGGAGAAGGCAAATTACGTGTCGGTGACGGATTTGTTGCATTTGAGGGTGAACTGGCACCAGGGCCAGACTATAAATTGTATTTGTCGCCACAGTTTGTTGAAACCGAGGCCGATTTCAATCGCCTGAAATCAGAGATGGTGCGGGTGGGTGATGTGCACACTTTTGATCGTTTTATCCTGCCGTTGCAGAAAAATATCTCGCTGGACAACTACAACACGGCCATTGTCTGGTGTGAGACATTTGGCCAGTTTATTTCAGCCGCGCAGTTTAAGCCCTGA
- a CDS encoding AraC family transcriptional regulator, translated as MRMSGNDSSILLEPEFFLAQRRNPGWQQQSLRQLEGNNHFVHATISPDIHITQSHCSLHQDYHCDIQHPSATTLIFYGEQGISHFQIEGHNQYHTVRAGDLWLLNLQHSQLKRVTPKGQDCRLRVVKYNSQRIDQALTDLAPHHAGIRAVRLARQIAPPACFQRLSQSPLLSATERLLAEAFTLELLASYLDTLLPETHVSSHPGLSPELKKAQEILTADLTSPPGLQQLAQQLGMSHARLNREFRKHYGQTAFNWLRQYRLQQACHRLRCQQQDITDIALQLGYANASHFATSFRKAFGCTPQQYRQRQ; from the coding sequence ATGAGAATGTCCGGTAACGATTCCAGCATCTTGTTAGAACCCGAGTTTTTTCTCGCGCAACGCCGCAACCCCGGCTGGCAGCAGCAATCTCTGCGTCAGCTTGAGGGCAACAATCACTTTGTTCACGCGACCATCAGCCCGGATATTCACATCACACAAAGCCACTGTTCGCTGCATCAGGACTATCATTGCGATATTCAGCATCCCAGCGCCACGACACTGATTTTTTATGGCGAACAGGGTATCAGCCACTTTCAGATCGAAGGTCATAACCAGTATCACACCGTACGCGCGGGTGATTTGTGGCTACTGAACCTGCAACACAGTCAGCTAAAACGTGTAACACCGAAAGGCCAGGACTGTCGTCTGCGGGTGGTTAAATACAACAGTCAACGAATCGATCAGGCGCTAACCGATCTCGCCCCTCATCATGCGGGTATCCGTGCAGTGCGCCTGGCACGCCAGATTGCCCCTCCCGCTTGCTTTCAGCGACTGAGTCAGAGCCCATTATTGTCCGCCACTGAACGTTTATTGGCTGAAGCGTTTACGCTGGAATTATTGGCCAGTTACCTCGACACCTTACTGCCCGAGACACATGTTTCATCACATCCGGGCCTGAGTCCTGAGCTGAAAAAAGCTCAGGAAATACTTACCGCCGATCTCACCAGTCCACCGGGCTTGCAGCAGTTAGCGCAACAGCTGGGGATGAGCCATGCTCGCCTCAACCGAGAATTCCGTAAACATTACGGTCAAACTGCGTTTAACTGGTTGCGCCAATACCGCTTGCAGCAAGCCTGTCATCGATTGCGGTGCCAGCAGCAGGATATTACCGATATCGCCTTGCAACTGGGTTACGCCAATGCCAGTCACTTTGCTACCAGCTTCCGCAAGGCTTTTGGCTGTACCCCACAGCAATACCGTCAGCGTCAGTAA
- a CDS encoding MFS transporter yields the protein MSAESYPMNNPPHVAVKQALSSKFLLFFALFANACGHTFFLISFPLTARYLGYSDQQAGMILGLSALVITLATPIWGQLCERFGRRRILLSGLTLACLTLIALATSVISAWLALLAASSAFTLIFVLRLVTSLASGALMPAAQAYIADTTSREQRTRGMAHMAAAFGGGSIVGGTVASISGLDHLWLGYVFATVLLLLATLICWQRLPDSQPATISTPIRQPSSRHLLRYWLTTLLGLSCYSLMQQTTGLRLQDSFAFTTDQALRSGSAAISAAMLLMVITQAWLVARLPWSPENKLRAGAAACLICALLALLPSLVSFISAIVLFGLALGLLLPANLSLMSLNSRCDQQARNAGINGVFQGLGLASGPLLGSQLQPLSAHAPWLALLVITALLLLLSRSARVATSPDFSTPTKQAGN from the coding sequence ATGTCAGCCGAAAGCTACCCGATGAATAACCCACCGCACGTTGCTGTAAAGCAAGCACTGTCATCAAAGTTTTTGCTGTTTTTTGCCCTGTTTGCCAACGCTTGTGGCCATACATTTTTCCTGATCAGTTTCCCCCTGACCGCGCGTTATCTCGGTTACAGCGACCAACAGGCCGGTATGATACTTGGGCTATCAGCACTGGTGATTACCCTGGCTACTCCCATCTGGGGCCAGCTGTGTGAGCGCTTTGGACGCCGTCGTATCTTGTTATCAGGCCTGACTCTGGCGTGTCTGACTTTAATTGCGTTAGCTACCAGTGTTATCAGTGCCTGGCTGGCATTACTGGCTGCCAGCAGCGCTTTTACTCTGATTTTTGTCCTGCGGCTTGTGACCTCATTGGCGTCCGGTGCCCTGATGCCCGCCGCCCAGGCATATATTGCTGATACCACCAGCCGCGAACAACGCACGCGCGGCATGGCGCATATGGCAGCGGCTTTTGGTGGCGGCAGCATTGTGGGTGGCACCGTCGCCAGCATCAGTGGTCTCGATCATCTTTGGCTGGGTTACGTTTTCGCCACGGTTTTATTACTGCTGGCAACACTGATTTGCTGGCAACGTCTGCCTGACAGCCAACCAGCAACAATAAGCACACCGATCAGGCAACCATCCAGTCGACACCTCCTGCGCTACTGGCTGACGACGCTGCTTGGCCTCAGCTGTTACAGCCTGATGCAACAAACCACCGGTTTGCGCCTGCAGGACAGTTTTGCTTTTACCACAGATCAGGCATTACGCAGCGGCAGTGCCGCCATCAGTGCCGCCATGCTATTGATGGTAATCACCCAGGCCTGGCTGGTCGCCCGCTTACCATGGTCGCCAGAGAACAAACTGCGTGCGGGGGCCGCCGCCTGCTTGATTTGTGCGCTGCTGGCGTTATTGCCCTCATTGGTCAGTTTTATCAGCGCCATTGTGTTATTCGGCCTCGCTTTGGGTTTGTTATTGCCCGCTAATCTGAGTCTGATGAGTCTTAATAGCCGCTGCGATCAACAAGCCAGAAATGCCGGTATCAACGGTGTTTTTCAAGGTTTAGGGCTGGCATCCGGACCGTTACTGGGTAGCCAGCTACAACCGTTATCTGCACACGCCCCCTGGCTGGCACTCCTTGTAATAACAGCCCTGTTATTGCTGCTCAGCCGGTCTGCCCGTGTTGCCACCTCACCGGATTTTTCCACTCCTACGAAGCAAGCAGGAAACTGA
- a CDS encoding TonB-dependent receptor → MPSKPLQPIPLAFFASVVLGSTPIIADTETNVTDAQLDTVSVSPRYWQENNQTTPFVVSSQLHNPQDSSIWSDLDALDGQFANVRLENSSVQQRLVIRGNSAVNTGLQDPVAVIVDGVALPLGMNQLPALFNFSQLQLLKGPQGSLYGRNSEAGALILSSPVLSDSLRGWANLSTIQIDGHTQQTRHKTSVGASSKLTANSRLGLAALIEQGGSGYYNEFNNSEKGGDIDQKSLAASADVDVSQETQIRLRSRIDRSDNGMARMRYDTGMFKTNAYQTNYNRDADDQQDTDLHSLVITQQFTRGTLTAISGYNRYQRNFIMDLDAATLPTPASQLDQNNRNLSQEVRWNSTSDTNQPRWLAGLYLFDENSDINLISGVPSNNRTTDIQQSGHALFADVELPLDQALTINMGGRVEQLKQSGKQTRRILQGPAQLTSQYRDSDNTSEFLPRLGLSYQWHDHLLFSNLSQGYLPGGYNYNQASNPQNFSYKPEYSDHFETGFKSQWQPQTNSIISVFYTRGRDKQIAELQPGGVQRINNAAKTLAYGIEFSLRHRFINGWKVSGELGLQKTKAVKYDAVLFSNNQLKNIDLSGQQLPYAAPFSAALELQYDNGSGWFSRSQIQASGGIYFDSANTVRQKAYQILNSEIGYEFHHFRLSLAARNLFNQHYLTRALITPNGRLVEDGQAREVSINLSAFW, encoded by the coding sequence ATGCCATCGAAACCGTTACAGCCAATACCATTGGCGTTCTTTGCCAGTGTGGTACTGGGCAGCACGCCAATAATCGCCGACACTGAGACAAATGTGACTGACGCGCAACTGGATACCGTCAGCGTCAGCCCACGTTATTGGCAGGAAAACAACCAAACGACCCCTTTCGTGGTCAGCAGCCAATTGCACAACCCTCAGGACAGCAGCATCTGGTCGGATCTCGACGCGCTTGATGGGCAGTTTGCCAATGTACGACTGGAAAACTCTTCGGTACAACAACGCTTGGTTATTCGCGGAAATAGTGCCGTTAACACCGGCTTGCAAGACCCGGTTGCCGTTATCGTTGATGGCGTCGCTCTGCCACTGGGAATGAATCAGCTACCAGCGCTCTTTAACTTCTCACAACTGCAGTTACTAAAAGGCCCTCAGGGAAGTTTATACGGCCGTAACAGTGAAGCCGGGGCGTTAATCCTGAGCAGTCCGGTGTTATCCGATTCGCTGCGCGGTTGGGCAAATCTCTCAACCATTCAAATCGACGGACACACTCAACAAACCCGACATAAAACGAGCGTTGGCGCTTCATCAAAACTGACAGCGAACAGCCGCCTCGGACTTGCTGCATTGATTGAGCAAGGCGGATCAGGTTATTACAACGAATTCAATAACAGCGAAAAAGGCGGTGATATTGATCAGAAATCACTGGCAGCCAGTGCCGATGTCGATGTTAGTCAGGAGACTCAGATACGGCTGCGCAGCCGGATTGATCGCAGTGACAACGGCATGGCCAGAATGCGTTATGACACGGGTATGTTTAAAACCAATGCCTACCAAACTAATTACAATCGAGATGCCGATGATCAGCAAGATACCGATCTCCACTCACTGGTGATAACGCAACAATTCACCCGCGGCACATTAACCGCTATCAGTGGTTATAACCGCTATCAGCGCAACTTTATCATGGATCTGGACGCGGCCACTTTACCAACCCCGGCATCGCAACTGGACCAGAACAATCGCAACCTGTCGCAAGAAGTTCGCTGGAATTCCACATCGGATACCAACCAACCGCGCTGGTTAGCCGGCCTGTATCTGTTTGATGAGAATAGCGATATTAACTTAATCAGCGGTGTACCAAGTAATAACCGGACAACCGATATACAACAAAGCGGCCACGCGCTATTCGCTGATGTTGAACTTCCGCTGGACCAGGCATTAACCATTAATATGGGTGGTCGTGTTGAACAGTTAAAGCAATCGGGTAAACAAACCCGCCGGATATTGCAGGGACCCGCGCAGCTCACCAGTCAGTACCGTGATAGCGATAACACAAGCGAGTTTCTGCCAAGACTGGGATTGTCTTACCAATGGCATGATCACCTGTTATTCAGCAATCTCAGCCAGGGATATTTGCCCGGTGGCTATAATTATAATCAGGCCAGCAATCCGCAAAATTTCAGTTACAAACCGGAATATTCCGATCATTTCGAAACGGGTTTTAAAAGTCAGTGGCAACCCCAAACGAACAGTATCATCAGCGTTTTCTATACGCGCGGACGTGACAAACAAATTGCTGAATTACAGCCCGGTGGTGTACAGAGAATTAATAATGCCGCAAAAACTCTGGCCTATGGCATCGAATTCAGTTTACGTCACCGGTTTATAAATGGTTGGAAGGTATCAGGAGAGTTAGGCCTGCAAAAAACCAAGGCCGTCAAATACGATGCGGTGCTGTTCAGCAACAATCAACTGAAAAATATCGATTTATCGGGCCAGCAACTTCCCTATGCTGCACCTTTCAGTGCGGCACTGGAGCTGCAGTATGATAATGGTTCAGGCTGGTTCAGTCGCAGTCAGATACAGGCCAGTGGGGGAATTTATTTTGACAGTGCCAACACTGTGAGGCAGAAAGCGTATCAAATACTGAATAGCGAAATTGGTTATGAATTTCATCATTTTCGATTATCTTTGGCAGCGCGAAATCTGTTTAATCAACATTACCTGACACGTGCTTTAATCACTCCGAATGGTCGTCTGGTAGAAGATGGTCAGGCTCGGGAAGTCAGTATTAATCTAAGTGCTTTCTGGTAA
- a CDS encoding methyltransferase domain-containing protein → MIYSEVIADKNFANSQQLSRMLNAPVAWQLLELALQQNLFDLLLQPSSVMQIAQHYQFYLEATELWLNALTSLGLLHKENQQYCLTNDFLPLLNSQAENYIGQHLLQMAALRHTSPEQLKALMRGKAVKQSMSMDSPEFWQNSLERLRSYHNIMAPQQLRLLQQLPQWRNINNVLDVGAGSDVFARLICQRWPQKNVVVSDLSGCIQAIKQQSDNIPDNIRLRSGDYNRFDIKEKFDLIWCSMNFYYANDLPTLLQQFSECLNPGGLLISIHEGLSNERCQPSEHIIGRFIPALKGNNRSFNHGEIRSAMQQAGFSMLPQHIMMSLYGPLVVDIGSIR, encoded by the coding sequence ATGATCTATTCAGAAGTCATAGCAGATAAAAATTTCGCTAACAGCCAGCAACTGAGTCGCATGTTAAATGCGCCAGTTGCGTGGCAGCTACTGGAGCTGGCGTTGCAACAAAATCTGTTTGATCTGTTATTACAGCCCTCCTCTGTAATGCAGATTGCGCAGCACTATCAATTCTATCTCGAAGCCACTGAGTTATGGTTAAATGCTCTGACCAGCCTAGGGCTGTTACACAAGGAGAACCAGCAGTATTGTCTGACAAATGACTTTCTGCCGCTGCTCAACAGTCAGGCTGAAAATTACATCGGTCAACACTTATTACAAATGGCCGCATTACGACATACATCGCCTGAACAACTGAAAGCACTGATGCGCGGTAAAGCTGTTAAACAATCCATGAGTATGGACAGTCCGGAATTCTGGCAAAATAGCCTGGAAAGGCTGCGTAGCTACCACAATATAATGGCACCCCAGCAGTTACGACTTTTGCAGCAATTACCACAATGGCGAAACATAAATAACGTACTGGATGTGGGGGCAGGTTCCGATGTATTCGCTCGTCTGATCTGCCAACGCTGGCCACAGAAAAACGTCGTCGTTTCCGATTTATCCGGCTGCATTCAAGCAATCAAACAGCAATCAGACAATATACCCGACAATATCCGGTTACGATCCGGAGATTATAATCGCTTTGACATCAAGGAGAAATTTGATCTGATCTGGTGCTCTATGAATTTTTATTACGCCAATGATCTGCCAACCTTATTGCAGCAATTCTCTGAATGCCTGAACCCCGGAGGTTTATTAATCAGTATCCATGAAGGACTAAGCAACGAACGTTGTCAGCCCAGCGAGCATATTATTGGTCGATTTATTCCGGCATTAAAAGGTAACAACCGATCGTTTAACCATGGTGAAATTCGCAGCGCTATGCAGCAAGCCGGATTTTCGATGCTACCTCAACACATAATGATGTCGCTATATGGTCCACTGGTAGTGGATATTGGTTCTATAAGATAG
- a CDS encoding threonine/serine exporter family protein gives MSADEFLNKREFIIRLGKALHKFGTPAYRLEAHLQNVSGKLGLEGYFLVSPTSMTFVLNHDGEPDGAASTGVHSQEYTHIARVTPGELDLGSLARCDELVDELTSGERNLQEAIERLTDIESRPNPYGVLLTCGSFTAAAAAFAMLMETSWNDVIWSGLFGFIVYWLVFISERSRRMAEMLEPLSAIVCALGACAISVFDPGINIPVVILSGIIIFIPGLALTIGLAELAARDLLSGTARVMDAMMLLFKLYFGAVLGMTLGRTMFGDVAYVVPPSVPEIEHWLAVPILSICLVFIFRARLKDAFWGILAGVIAYSCAELAMVYFTSSIGIFFGALAVGVYANLYARWMKAPASIALLQGIVILVPGSKAYIGLNAMISGEMMLNQVAIGSQVFLIFMSLIAGLIFSNVLMPPRRTL, from the coding sequence TTGAGTGCCGATGAGTTTTTAAATAAACGAGAATTTATTATCCGGCTGGGTAAGGCATTGCATAAGTTCGGCACGCCGGCCTATCGGTTAGAGGCGCACCTGCAGAACGTTTCTGGCAAACTCGGTCTGGAAGGTTATTTTCTGGTGTCTCCCACTTCGATGACCTTTGTACTGAATCACGATGGCGAACCGGATGGGGCTGCGTCAACCGGTGTTCACTCTCAGGAATACACCCATATTGCTCGGGTGACTCCCGGAGAGCTGGATCTGGGATCTCTGGCTCGTTGCGATGAGCTGGTGGATGAACTGACTTCTGGTGAGCGTAACCTGCAGGAGGCGATTGAGCGTCTGACCGATATCGAATCTCGGCCGAATCCTTATGGTGTACTACTGACTTGTGGCTCATTTACCGCTGCGGCCGCCGCTTTCGCCATGTTGATGGAGACCAGCTGGAATGATGTTATCTGGTCTGGACTGTTCGGTTTTATCGTTTACTGGCTGGTATTTATTTCTGAACGTTCCCGTCGCATGGCCGAAATGCTCGAGCCATTATCGGCCATCGTGTGTGCTCTGGGGGCTTGTGCTATTTCGGTATTTGATCCCGGCATCAATATACCGGTGGTGATTTTGTCTGGCATCATTATCTTTATTCCGGGACTGGCGCTGACAATTGGTCTGGCAGAATTGGCGGCGCGCGATCTGCTCTCTGGTACAGCGCGAGTGATGGATGCCATGATGCTGCTGTTTAAGCTGTATTTTGGCGCGGTATTAGGGATGACCCTCGGACGGACGATGTTTGGTGACGTTGCCTATGTTGTGCCACCCTCAGTGCCTGAAATTGAACACTGGCTGGCAGTCCCTATTCTATCCATCTGTCTGGTATTTATTTTCCGGGCACGATTAAAGGACGCATTCTGGGGAATATTAGCCGGAGTGATTGCCTATTCCTGTGCCGAGCTGGCGATGGTGTATTTTACCAGTTCCATTGGTATCTTTTTTGGAGCGCTGGCCGTTGGCGTATATGCCAACCTGTATGCTCGCTGGATGAAAGCGCCGGCTTCGATTGCATTACTGCAGGGCATTGTGATTCTGGTACCGGGTAGCAAAGCCTACATTGGGTTAAACGCAATGATCTCCGGTGAAATGATGCTGAATCAGGTTGCGATTGGCTCCCAGGTGTTTTTAATTTTTATGTCGCTGATTGCCGGACTGATTTTCTCCAATGTATTGATGCCACCCAGGCGAACACTGTAA
- a CDS encoding 1-acylglycerol-3-phosphate O-acyltransferase, protein MLFYIRAVLLTGYFLVACFMGLVVCLVRPFHRNNTRDCARILGWGRYLLGIRLEPVNNNPVQGGQAVYISNHQNNQDVFVYTEMIPARVAILGKSTLKYVPVFGLLFWLAGNIYINKKNRAQAWETMATVADNVNRKQCSVYIFPEGTRSRGRGLLPFKSGAFALAIEAGLPIVPIIYSSSDKNIDLTCLHAGTAMVKFLDPIPTDGLGADDAKALAERCHNMVADAIEEMDIELAVRRNQSDESKVWYHS, encoded by the coding sequence ATGCTGTTTTATATTCGTGCTGTTCTGTTAACCGGCTATTTTTTAGTGGCCTGTTTTATGGGTCTGGTTGTTTGTTTGGTTCGCCCTTTTCATCGGAATAATACCCGTGACTGTGCCCGTATCCTGGGGTGGGGCAGATACCTGTTGGGTATTCGTCTGGAGCCGGTGAACAATAACCCGGTTCAGGGGGGGCAGGCGGTTTATATCTCCAATCACCAGAATAATCAGGATGTGTTCGTTTACACTGAGATGATCCCGGCCAGAGTGGCGATTTTAGGAAAAAGCACACTGAAGTATGTACCGGTCTTTGGTTTATTATTCTGGTTAGCCGGTAATATTTACATCAATAAAAAAAATCGCGCTCAGGCCTGGGAAACCATGGCCACTGTGGCCGATAATGTAAATCGCAAGCAATGTTCGGTGTATATTTTTCCAGAAGGAACACGCAGTCGCGGACGTGGTTTGTTGCCCTTTAAATCCGGTGCTTTTGCATTGGCGATTGAAGCGGGCTTACCGATTGTGCCCATTATTTACTCGTCATCGGATAAAAACATTGATCTGACGTGTCTGCATGCCGGCACCGCAATGGTTAAATTCCTCGATCCGATTCCCACCGATGGTCTGGGTGCCGATGACGCCAAAGCGTTGGCTGAGAGGTGCCACAATATGGTGGCCGATGCCATTGAAGAGATGGATATCGAACTGGCGGTGCGTCGAAACCAATCTGATGAATCCAAGGTCTGGTACCACTCCTGA